Proteins found in one Microbaculum marinisediminis genomic segment:
- a CDS encoding ABC transporter ATP-binding protein, protein MAGAAVSFRNVSKQYGSVTALSDFDLDIAPGEFVTFLGPSGSGKSTALNVLAGFTDATSGDVLIAGQSVAALPPEKRQLGMVFQSYSLFPHMTVYENVAFPLRLRKAPAAEIRRKVEQSLEMVRLSELGGRMPRELSGGQRQRVAFARAVVFEPPVLLMDEPLGALDLKLREAMQLEIKRYHAQLGCTIVFVTHDQGEALVLSDRIVVMGGGHIAQVDTPERIYDFPQSRYVAEFIGKTNILTLTPGAGDDLRVEETGGALPAGAIARISATPARISIRPEKLHRMEPGTANAHAFPVRIEETLFLGDIVQYEAATANGVRIFFQEHRGPDAPMLSRGADVAIGFRFEDALVVTGESAPEQD, encoded by the coding sequence ATGGCCGGTGCCGCAGTCAGCTTTCGCAATGTCAGCAAGCAATACGGCTCGGTGACGGCTCTGTCGGACTTCGATCTCGATATAGCCCCCGGCGAGTTCGTCACCTTCCTCGGGCCAAGCGGATCGGGCAAGAGTACGGCCCTGAACGTCCTCGCCGGCTTCACCGATGCCACCAGCGGCGACGTGCTGATCGCCGGGCAGTCCGTTGCCGCGCTGCCGCCCGAGAAGCGCCAGCTCGGCATGGTGTTCCAGAGCTATTCGCTGTTCCCGCACATGACGGTCTACGAGAACGTCGCGTTCCCGCTGCGCCTGCGCAAGGCGCCGGCGGCGGAGATCCGCCGAAAGGTCGAGCAGAGCCTGGAGATGGTGCGGCTCTCCGAGCTCGGCGGCCGCATGCCCAGGGAATTGTCGGGCGGCCAGCGCCAGCGCGTCGCCTTCGCCCGCGCCGTCGTGTTCGAACCGCCGGTCCTGCTGATGGACGAACCGCTCGGCGCTCTCGATCTCAAGCTGCGCGAAGCGATGCAGCTCGAGATCAAGCGCTATCACGCCCAGCTTGGCTGCACGATCGTGTTCGTCACCCACGACCAGGGCGAGGCGCTTGTGCTCTCGGACCGGATCGTCGTGATGGGCGGCGGCCACATCGCGCAGGTCGACACGCCGGAACGGATTTATGACTTCCCGCAAAGCCGCTACGTCGCCGAGTTCATAGGCAAGACCAACATCCTCACGCTGACGCCCGGCGCCGGGGACGATCTGCGGGTCGAGGAGACCGGCGGCGCATTGCCCGCCGGTGCGATCGCCAGGATCTCCGCGACACCGGCGCGGATCAGCATCCGTCCCGAGAAGCTCCATCGGATGGAGCCGGGAACGGCCAACGCGCACGCCTTCCCGGTACGCATCGAGGAAACGCTCTTTCTCGGCGACATCGTTCAGTACGAGGCGGCCACCGCCAACGGTGTCCGCATCTTTTTCCAGGAACACAGGGGACCCGACGCACCGATGCTGAGCCGCGGTGCTGACGTCGCAATCGGATTCCGGTTCGAGGACGCGCTCGTCGTCACGGGGGAGAGCG